In Clostridia bacterium, the following are encoded in one genomic region:
- a CDS encoding aminotransferase class I/II-fold pyridoxal phosphate-dependent enzyme, which translates to MALNLESMISPVVKSLPPSGIRKFFDLIAGAPDVISLGVGEPDFSTPLSIRKASIEALYRGETSYTSNKGTPELRQALSDYLCKQHQVSYDPENEILVTIGASEAVDLALRAVVCPGDEVIIVEPAYVSYMPCTLLAGGVPVFVKTKAENDFKLMPEELEAAITPRTKLVIIAYPNNPTGAVMTKEDLKPIADIILKHNILVLSDEIYAELTYENKHTSIIEFPGMKERTILVSGFSKSFAMTGWRIGFAAAPAQILNAMAKIHQYTILCAPIMAQQAALEGLRHGAAEVKHMVEHYDFRRKLVYSRLVAMGLECFEPKGAFYIFPSIASTGFTSEEFAQRLLEEEKVAVVPGEAFGTSGTGHIRISYANSVANLEEAMNRIQRFIKRHQLKLVAN; encoded by the coding sequence ATGGCTCTCAATCTGGAAAGTATGATTTCTCCGGTTGTAAAATCTTTACCTCCTTCAGGGATTAGAAAGTTTTTTGATTTGATCGCCGGTGCTCCTGACGTCATATCTTTAGGTGTCGGAGAACCCGACTTCAGTACGCCCCTGTCTATCCGCAAGGCTAGCATTGAAGCTTTGTATAGAGGCGAAACCAGTTATACCTCTAATAAAGGCACTCCTGAGCTTCGACAAGCTCTATCTGACTACTTGTGCAAACAACACCAGGTAAGCTATGACCCGGAAAACGAGATTTTGGTAACCATCGGCGCCAGCGAAGCTGTCGACTTAGCATTGCGTGCTGTAGTCTGTCCCGGAGATGAAGTAATAATTGTTGAACCTGCATACGTCTCTTACATGCCTTGTACCTTGCTGGCCGGCGGTGTTCCTGTTTTCGTTAAGACGAAGGCCGAAAATGATTTTAAGTTAATGCCGGAAGAGCTGGAAGCAGCTATTACACCCAGAACCAAGCTGGTCATCATAGCGTACCCCAATAACCCTACCGGTGCCGTGATGACTAAAGAAGATCTTAAACCTATTGCCGATATTATCTTAAAGCATAACATCCTGGTGCTGTCAGACGAGATTTATGCCGAGCTTACCTATGAAAACAAGCATACCAGCATCATTGAATTTCCGGGCATGAAGGAAAGAACCATCCTGGTATCCGGCTTTTCTAAATCCTTTGCCATGACCGGGTGGCGTATCGGTTTTGCCGCCGCACCGGCCCAGATTTTAAATGCCATGGCCAAGATTCACCAGTATACCATTTTATGTGCGCCGATCATGGCCCAGCAAGCAGCTTTGGAAGGTCTGCGCCACGGCGCTGCGGAAGTCAAGCACATGGTAGAACATTATGATTTCCGGCGTAAACTGGTGTACTCCAGGCTTGTAGCCATGGGTTTGGAATGTTTTGAACCGAAAGGGGCCTTTTATATCTTTCCTTCCATAGCGAGCACAGGTTTTACATCAGAAGAGTTTGCGCAACGACTTCTAGAAGAAGAAAAAGTAGCGGTAGTGCCCGGTGAAGCCTTTGGCACCTCCGGAACGGGACATATTCGCATTTCCTATGCCAATTCAGTCGCCAATTTGGAAGAAGCCATGAACCGCATCCAACGATTTATCAAAAGACACCAGTTAAAACTGGTGGCCAATTAG
- a CDS encoding methyltetrahydrofolate cobalamin methyltransferase, whose protein sequence is MIIIGERINGMFKDIRQAIQDRDPKPVQEWAKRQEEGGARYLDINVGPAVSDKVSAMKWLVEVVQEVSDLPLCLDSTDFNAIEEGLKLCKKPAIINSTSAERSKIEVAFPLAVKYGAGLIGLTMDNKGIPKDSDSRLAFAMELVAAADEFGLPMEDLYIDPLILPCNVAQDHAPEVLKTLQQIKMLANPAPKTVIGLSNVSNGCQNRPLINRTYLAMAMACGLDAAIADANDEALMEVAATGEILLNQKIYCDSYVKLFIQG, encoded by the coding sequence ATGATTATTATTGGTGAACGTATTAACGGAATGTTTAAGGACATCAGACAAGCGATCCAGGACAGAGATCCTAAGCCGGTGCAAGAATGGGCCAAACGTCAAGAAGAAGGTGGGGCTCGCTACCTGGATATCAACGTCGGACCGGCTGTATCGGACAAAGTCAGCGCCATGAAATGGCTGGTAGAAGTAGTCCAAGAAGTCTCCGACCTGCCTCTGTGCCTTGATTCCACTGATTTCAATGCCATTGAAGAAGGGCTGAAGCTGTGCAAGAAGCCGGCCATTATCAACTCCACTTCGGCAGAACGTTCCAAGATTGAAGTCGCTTTTCCCCTGGCAGTGAAATACGGTGCCGGCTTAATCGGCCTGACCATGGACAACAAAGGGATTCCCAAAGACAGCGATAGCCGGCTGGCCTTCGCCATGGAATTGGTCGCAGCAGCCGATGAGTTTGGGTTACCCATGGAAGACCTGTACATTGACCCCTTAATCCTGCCCTGCAATGTAGCACAAGACCATGCTCCGGAAGTGCTGAAGACTTTGCAGCAGATTAAAATGCTGGCCAATCCGGCTCCTAAGACAGTCATCGGTCTCAGCAACGTATCCAACGGGTGCCAGAACCGCCCATTGATTAATAGGACTTATTTGGCCATGGCCATGGCCTGCGGCTTGGATGCAGCCATTGCCGATGCCAATGATGAAGCCTTAATGGAGGTAGCGGCTACAGGCGAAATACTGCTCAACCAAAAAATCTACTGCGACTCCTACGTAAAGCTTTTCATCCAAGGATAA
- a CDS encoding AAA family ATPase — MAIHISVAGKGGTGKTTFVALLIRYLIEHNKRSILAVDADPNANLNEALGLEVTQFISDILTETKDPKAIPPGMSKDLFIDYRLSQALVEHELVDLLVMGGPQGPGCYCYPSDLLRKQIENLTGNYEYLVVDNEAGLEHISRGILPQVQHLFVISDASARGIRSAGRVHQLVQSLGSKVENLYLVVSKVGEEGIEPLSEEIRNTGLNLIGTIPLDPLVVQFDTEGKPLFRLPPDSKAVQAVEAILQKIDL, encoded by the coding sequence TTGGCAATACACATTTCCGTAGCAGGAAAGGGAGGAACGGGAAAAACCACTTTTGTAGCTCTGCTAATCCGTTACCTTATTGAACACAACAAGCGAAGTATTCTCGCTGTCGACGCGGATCCTAACGCTAACCTTAATGAAGCGTTAGGATTGGAAGTCACACAGTTTATATCTGACATCCTTACAGAGACCAAAGATCCTAAAGCCATTCCCCCTGGCATGAGTAAAGATCTCTTCATTGATTACCGCCTGTCCCAGGCGCTGGTGGAACATGAATTGGTTGACCTATTGGTCATGGGCGGCCCGCAAGGACCTGGGTGCTATTGCTACCCCAGCGATTTGCTGCGGAAGCAGATTGAAAACTTAACAGGAAACTATGAATACCTGGTCGTCGATAATGAAGCAGGATTGGAACATATCAGCAGAGGTATCTTACCTCAGGTACAGCACCTGTTCGTTATCAGCGATGCTTCGGCCCGGGGCATTCGTTCGGCGGGACGCGTACACCAATTGGTTCAATCCCTGGGCAGCAAAGTCGAGAATCTTTATTTGGTGGTTTCCAAAGTCGGTGAAGAGGGCATAGAGCCTTTATCCGAGGAAATCCGGAACACGGGATTGAATTTGATTGGCACGATTCCTTTAGATCCATTAGTCGTGCAATTCGATACGGAAGGAAAACCACTGTTCCGATTGCCTCCGGACTCTAAGGCCGTTCAGGCAGTAGAGGCTATTTTACAAAAAATTGATCTTTAG
- a CDS encoding DUF4445 domain-containing protein: MSKCLVTFLPENVSIEVEKGTSIKQAAAALGIELKSTCGEEGTCGRCAVKVLGGEVNNLGGNLSSRLRNTGHVLACRTFVEGDVVVEIPKESRLDEHQVLVGGTQEKGILVEKELDLLAGYEFDPICRTVYLELSPPTITENASDLTRLTGELKKHLDCRDVRIPLSILRKLAETLRGADWKVSVSVICFEGDAHIVNIQPGNTASTSFGLAVDIGTTTVVAYLVNLATGQVLGKAGTYNKQARYGDDVISRMIYANEPNGLERLHDAVIGTVNELIDKLCTEHQIDKANINVVMSAGNSTMAHLFLGLTPKYIRLDPYIPTASDLPPVTAKDLGLAINPEAWVFSFSALASYVGGDIVSGVLCTRISQSDEMTLFIDIGTNGEMVLGNREFLMTCACSAGPAFEGGGITFGMRAMKGAIERIDIDTATYEVAVQTIGNGKPIGICGSGLIDCIAKLRDAGIIDRTGKFQQVPSNRFRMNDESPEFVLVWAENSGINKDIVITEADVKNLIRSKGAVYAGIRTLLQMVAMDLDVIDKILIAGGFGNYLNLADAIKIGLLPDVPLEKYEFVGNTSVKGAHLSLLSRQAYQDAVEIGRKMTYIELSVGNTFMDEFVSALFLPHTDLSLFPSVAG, translated from the coding sequence ATGTCAAAGTGTCTAGTTACCTTTTTACCCGAAAATGTCTCCATTGAGGTCGAAAAAGGGACATCCATTAAACAAGCAGCGGCCGCTTTAGGCATCGAGCTCAAAAGTACTTGCGGGGAAGAAGGTACGTGTGGTAGATGTGCGGTTAAGGTTCTCGGAGGCGAAGTGAATAACCTGGGAGGAAATCTTTCCTCCCGCCTCCGTAATACCGGTCACGTGCTTGCTTGCCGTACTTTTGTAGAAGGGGACGTTGTCGTCGAGATACCAAAGGAATCCAGATTGGATGAACACCAGGTACTAGTTGGCGGGACACAGGAGAAAGGAATACTGGTCGAAAAAGAGTTAGATCTCTTAGCAGGTTATGAATTTGATCCCATTTGCCGCACCGTTTATTTAGAATTGTCGCCGCCCACCATCACGGAAAACGCCAGCGATTTAACCAGGTTAACAGGAGAACTGAAAAAGCATCTTGACTGCCGGGACGTCCGCATACCGTTATCCATCCTGCGGAAATTGGCAGAAACGCTGCGGGGAGCCGATTGGAAGGTTTCGGTTTCGGTGATATGTTTCGAAGGCGATGCCCATATTGTCAACATCCAACCCGGGAACACCGCTTCCACTTCCTTCGGTTTGGCCGTTGATATAGGTACCACTACGGTGGTAGCCTACCTGGTCAACCTGGCTACGGGTCAGGTACTGGGAAAGGCCGGTACCTATAACAAGCAAGCACGCTACGGTGATGATGTAATTTCTCGTATGATCTATGCCAATGAGCCCAACGGCTTGGAAAGGCTTCACGATGCCGTTATCGGTACGGTCAACGAATTAATTGACAAGCTTTGCACCGAGCATCAAATTGATAAGGCCAACATCAATGTGGTGATGTCCGCCGGCAACTCAACCATGGCACACCTATTCCTGGGGTTGACACCGAAATACATCCGTTTGGATCCCTATATTCCAACGGCGTCGGATCTGCCTCCAGTTACAGCTAAGGATTTAGGGCTGGCTATTAACCCGGAAGCCTGGGTCTTTAGCTTCTCGGCCTTAGCCAGCTATGTTGGCGGCGACATCGTATCCGGTGTTCTTTGCACCAGGATCAGCCAGTCCGATGAAATGACCTTGTTCATTGATATCGGCACCAACGGGGAAATGGTTCTCGGCAATCGAGAATTCCTGATGACTTGTGCTTGTTCAGCAGGTCCTGCTTTTGAAGGTGGCGGTATCACTTTCGGGATGCGGGCTATGAAAGGAGCCATCGAGCGGATCGACATTGACACTGCTACCTATGAGGTTGCGGTACAAACCATTGGCAACGGCAAACCGATAGGCATTTGCGGTTCAGGGTTAATCGATTGCATTGCCAAGCTGCGGGACGCCGGCATTATCGACAGGACGGGTAAATTCCAACAGGTCCCTTCCAACCGGTTCCGCATGAATGACGAAAGCCCGGAATTCGTGTTGGTATGGGCCGAAAATTCCGGTATCAACAAGGATATCGTGATTACCGAAGCAGATGTGAAAAACCTGATTCGGTCCAAAGGCGCTGTCTATGCCGGGATCAGGACCCTGCTGCAAATGGTGGCAATGGACTTGGATGTAATTGACAAGATCTTAATTGCCGGGGGCTTCGGTAACTATCTCAATTTGGCAGATGCTATCAAAATTGGTTTGCTGCCTGACGTCCCACTGGAAAAATATGAATTCGTGGGGAACACCTCGGTCAAAGGTGCCCATCTAAGCTTGTTATCCCGGCAAGCTTACCAGGATGCCGTTGAAATAGGACGAAAAATGACCTATATCGAGCTTTCAGTGGGAAATACCTTCATGGACGAGTTCGTTTCCGCGCTCTTCCTGCCACATACCGATTTGAGCTTGTTTCCCTCGGTAGCAGGTTAG
- a CDS encoding MBL fold metallo-hydrolase: MRIQFFGAAETVTGSCYMVDTGIYKFLVDCGLFQGGKNIKERNYSDFPFDPSEVDFLLLTHAHIDHCGLIPKLYKHGFKGPVIATAPTVELCTAVLPDSGFIQEMEVERKNRKYQRSGLPLLEPIYTAAEAQHCLQYFQGVNYDEFWQIKPGITVRFKDAGHILGSAIVEIWLESGTGTCKLVFTGDLGNFDRSMTNDPSPIDHANYLIIESTYGDRRHKEIGNRREILAEIIHDTFKRGGNVIIPAFAIERTQDLLYNLHLLIEENKIQGKDIYIDSPLAITATEIFCRHQHLFDEEFAELRRAKQGHCPLYLPGLRFSRTAEESMALNRIKSGAIIISASGMADAGRIKHHLKHNLWRPESTVVFIGYQAPGTLGRRLIDGEKQVRIHGEEIKVQAQIVNLEGFSAHADQQGILRWMNNFKKPPQRIFVTHGEPQSAIALAELLREQLKTEVVIPKYLAQYDLVPEEWAEPAAETAVTRETLYDMAQSIYHRLTGIIDRHTGKKDTYRLYNLLNRLASLIDEGPQP, encoded by the coding sequence TTGAGAATTCAGTTCTTTGGCGCTGCCGAAACAGTCACCGGTTCTTGCTATATGGTGGACACCGGCATCTACAAGTTCTTAGTAGATTGCGGCTTATTTCAAGGTGGAAAAAACATTAAAGAGAGGAACTACAGCGATTTCCCTTTCGATCCGTCAGAAGTTGACTTTTTGCTGCTCACTCATGCGCACATCGATCATTGCGGTCTGATCCCCAAACTATATAAACACGGCTTTAAAGGACCCGTCATCGCTACGGCCCCGACGGTGGAACTGTGTACCGCCGTCCTGCCGGACAGCGGTTTTATTCAGGAGATGGAGGTGGAACGCAAGAACAGGAAATACCAGCGCTCCGGCCTCCCCCTTTTAGAGCCTATTTATACCGCAGCTGAAGCGCAGCATTGTTTGCAATATTTCCAAGGCGTCAACTATGATGAATTTTGGCAAATCAAACCCGGCATCACCGTTCGTTTTAAAGATGCCGGGCATATTTTGGGTTCCGCCATCGTGGAGATTTGGCTTGAATCCGGAACCGGCACGTGCAAATTAGTTTTTACCGGAGATCTAGGCAATTTCGACAGGTCAATGACTAACGACCCATCTCCCATCGATCATGCCAACTATTTGATTATCGAATCTACTTATGGGGATCGCCGGCACAAGGAGATAGGAAACCGCCGGGAGATCCTCGCCGAGATCATTCATGACACCTTTAAACGTGGAGGCAATGTCATTATACCTGCCTTTGCCATCGAAAGAACCCAAGACTTGTTATACAACTTGCACCTTCTCATCGAGGAAAACAAAATTCAAGGAAAAGACATTTACATTGACAGCCCTTTGGCTATCACAGCCACGGAGATTTTCTGCCGGCACCAGCACCTGTTTGATGAAGAATTTGCCGAACTGAGGCGGGCTAAGCAAGGCCACTGCCCCCTGTATCTCCCCGGACTTCGTTTCAGCCGGACGGCGGAAGAATCCATGGCCCTTAACCGGATTAAAAGCGGGGCCATTATCATCTCAGCCAGCGGCATGGCCGATGCAGGTAGGATCAAACATCATCTAAAGCATAATTTGTGGAGGCCGGAGTCAACTGTAGTTTTTATTGGTTACCAAGCACCCGGTACCCTCGGAAGACGTCTCATCGACGGCGAAAAGCAGGTTAGGATCCACGGGGAAGAAATCAAAGTGCAAGCTCAAATTGTCAACTTGGAGGGCTTTTCCGCCCACGCAGACCAGCAAGGCATCTTGCGGTGGATGAACAACTTCAAGAAGCCGCCGCAAAGAATATTTGTCACCCACGGGGAACCCCAATCCGCGATTGCATTGGCCGAACTTTTAAGGGAACAGCTCAAGACAGAAGTAGTTATCCCCAAATACCTGGCACAATATGACCTAGTTCCCGAAGAATGGGCGGAACCGGCTGCTGAAACCGCTGTTACCAGAGAAACCCTTTATGATATGGCCCAAAGTATTTACCACCGGCTGACCGGCATTATCGACCGGCACACCGGCAAGAAAGACACTTACCGGCTGTACAACCTGCTGAACCGCTTGGCGAGCTTAATCGACGAAGGCCCGCAACCATAA
- a CDS encoding acetyl-CoA decarbonylase/synthase complex subunit delta: protein MAVEILREKSRASVLEVTLGATPEQGGTRTHTITVGGDSALPFHHFEGETKHRPVIALEVQDIVPNWPENLAKYYRDVWNDPGQWAKKCVEEYGADLIYLKLNGAHPDNGNKSVDECVAALKEVLKAVGVPLIVVGCEDEEKDHDLMVAVAEAAAGENLLLGNAEQDNYKSLTAACMVHKHNIIARSPLDINICKQLNILISEMNLPLSKIVIDPTIGGLGYGIEYAYSILERARLGALQGDKMLSMPVIATVGYESWRTKEANLSQAENPGWGAEEDRGILWEATCATALLQSGVHILLMRHPKSAAIVKKHIDQLMMSNEY, encoded by the coding sequence ATGGCTGTAGAAATTCTTAGGGAAAAGAGTAGGGCTAGCGTGCTGGAAGTGACCCTCGGTGCCACTCCGGAACAAGGCGGCACCAGAACCCACACTATCACCGTGGGAGGAGATTCCGCTCTCCCGTTCCATCACTTTGAGGGAGAAACTAAACACCGGCCGGTCATCGCTTTGGAAGTACAGGACATCGTGCCCAATTGGCCCGAAAACCTGGCCAAGTACTATCGCGATGTGTGGAACGATCCCGGGCAATGGGCCAAAAAGTGCGTGGAAGAATACGGCGCAGATTTGATCTACTTGAAACTAAACGGGGCACACCCTGATAATGGCAACAAATCCGTTGATGAGTGTGTCGCAGCACTGAAAGAAGTTCTGAAGGCCGTAGGAGTTCCGTTGATTGTTGTCGGCTGCGAAGACGAAGAAAAGGATCACGACTTAATGGTCGCGGTAGCCGAAGCGGCTGCTGGGGAAAACCTGCTTTTAGGCAATGCTGAACAAGACAACTATAAATCTCTTACAGCCGCATGTATGGTGCACAAGCATAATATCATTGCCAGGTCTCCTCTAGACATTAACATTTGCAAGCAATTAAACATCTTAATTAGCGAAATGAACCTGCCCTTGTCCAAGATTGTCATTGACCCGACTATCGGTGGATTGGGTTACGGTATCGAGTATGCCTATTCCATTTTGGAAAGGGCTCGCCTCGGAGCTCTCCAAGGTGATAAAATGCTGTCAATGCCTGTCATCGCTACCGTAGGATACGAATCCTGGCGGACCAAGGAAGCTAACTTGAGCCAGGCTGAGAATCCCGGTTGGGGCGCCGAAGAAGACCGGGGCATCCTGTGGGAAGCCACTTGCGCAACAGCGTTGTTGCAGTCCGGTGTCCACATCCTGCTGATGCGTCATCCCAAGTCCGCCGCCATTGTGAAAAAGCACATTGACCAACTGATGATGTCCAACGAGTATTAA
- the cdhC gene encoding CO dehydrogenase/CO-methylating acetyl-CoA synthase complex subunit beta has protein sequence MDFDKIYEGAVQEGKEPKKLFRQAVEGSLIALSYAEILLNQAIRKYGPDKPVAYPDTAYGLPVIRCLSGEEVTCLQDLVPILNRMRNQVKTYEYTFENARLAGESTLYAAEIIEALRYVRGEVENVEPWTNFIGDPVVRRFGIKMVDWTIPGEAVILGRAKDSKKLAKIVQDLMGKGFMLFLADEVIEQLLEENVKLGIDYIAFPLGNFTQVVHAVNYALRAGMMFGGIAPGLREEHRDYQRRRIRAFVLHLGERDYVKTAAELGAIFLGFPVITDQPLAEDEQIPDWYISVPDYDKIVQTALEVRGIKLTNIQLDIPINFGPAFEGETIRKGDMYVEMGGGRTMSFELVRSVSENEIEDGKVTVIGRELDEIAEGEKIPFGIMVDIYGRKMQEDFEGVLERRIHDFINYGEGLWHTAQRDINWLRISKDAVAKGVKFRHMGEILVAKMKQEFPAIVDRVQVTILTDQQAVEENIKLARERYRKRDDRMRGLTDDAVDTFYSCVLCQSFAPNHVCIVTPERVGLCGAVTWLDARASYEIDNTGPNQPIPKGEAIDEVKGMWQSVNDYLYTASNRNLEEVCLYTLMENPMTSCGCFEAILAIVPEANGIMITTREHGGLTPCGMTFSTLAGMVGGGVQTPGFMGVGRSYIVSRKFITADGGIKRIVWMPKELKEFLREDFVKRSIEEGLPEDFIDMIADETVGTTVEEILPFLEEKGHPALTMDPLM, from the coding sequence TTGGATTTCGATAAGATTTATGAAGGCGCTGTTCAAGAAGGTAAAGAGCCCAAAAAGTTGTTTAGGCAAGCAGTAGAAGGGAGTCTCATTGCTCTCAGCTATGCTGAAATTCTATTAAATCAAGCCATTAGAAAATACGGTCCTGATAAACCGGTAGCATATCCCGATACTGCTTACGGTTTGCCCGTCATCCGCTGTTTGAGCGGTGAAGAAGTGACTTGTTTGCAGGACCTGGTTCCCATTCTCAACCGCATGCGTAACCAGGTGAAAACTTACGAATATACCTTCGAAAATGCTCGCCTGGCCGGAGAGTCTACGCTGTATGCTGCCGAGATCATTGAAGCCCTCCGTTACGTCAGGGGAGAAGTCGAGAATGTGGAACCCTGGACCAACTTCATCGGCGACCCCGTGGTCCGGCGCTTTGGTATCAAAATGGTTGACTGGACCATCCCGGGCGAAGCCGTCATTCTCGGCCGGGCGAAGGACAGCAAGAAGCTGGCTAAAATTGTCCAAGACTTGATGGGCAAAGGTTTCATGCTGTTCCTAGCTGATGAAGTAATCGAACAACTTTTAGAAGAAAACGTCAAGCTGGGCATTGATTATATTGCTTTCCCGCTGGGCAACTTCACTCAAGTGGTACATGCCGTAAACTATGCTTTACGGGCCGGTATGATGTTTGGAGGCATTGCGCCAGGCTTAAGAGAGGAACACAGGGACTACCAGCGGCGCCGTATCCGTGCCTTCGTCCTGCATTTGGGAGAGCGGGATTACGTCAAGACGGCCGCCGAACTGGGTGCTATTTTCCTAGGTTTCCCGGTGATCACCGATCAACCCTTAGCTGAAGATGAGCAGATTCCCGACTGGTACATCTCGGTACCCGATTATGACAAGATTGTGCAAACAGCCCTCGAAGTAAGGGGAATTAAGCTCACCAATATCCAACTGGATATCCCCATTAACTTCGGTCCTGCTTTCGAAGGGGAAACCATTCGCAAAGGCGATATGTATGTTGAAATGGGTGGCGGCCGCACCATGTCCTTTGAATTGGTGCGCAGCGTATCCGAAAACGAAATCGAAGACGGTAAAGTCACCGTCATCGGTAGAGAGCTTGACGAAATTGCCGAAGGCGAAAAGATCCCGTTCGGCATCATGGTTGATATTTATGGACGCAAGATGCAGGAAGACTTTGAAGGCGTGTTAGAAAGACGGATTCACGACTTCATCAACTACGGCGAAGGTTTATGGCATACCGCCCAACGGGACATCAACTGGCTGCGCATCAGTAAAGACGCCGTCGCCAAGGGCGTCAAGTTCCGGCATATGGGTGAAATTCTCGTCGCCAAGATGAAACAAGAATTCCCTGCCATCGTGGACAGGGTACAAGTAACCATCCTGACGGACCAGCAGGCAGTGGAAGAGAACATTAAACTGGCCCGGGAACGGTATCGCAAGAGAGACGACCGCATGAGAGGATTAACTGATGATGCCGTGGATACTTTCTACTCCTGCGTCCTGTGCCAGTCATTTGCTCCCAACCATGTCTGTATCGTGACTCCTGAGCGGGTAGGGTTGTGCGGTGCCGTCACCTGGTTGGATGCAAGAGCCTCTTACGAGATTGACAATACGGGTCCGAACCAGCCGATCCCGAAAGGAGAAGCCATTGATGAAGTAAAAGGGATGTGGCAGTCCGTTAACGACTATTTATATACCGCTTCCAACCGCAACCTGGAAGAGGTCTGTCTTTACACTTTGATGGAAAATCCCATGACTTCCTGTGGGTGCTTTGAAGCCATTCTGGCCATTGTGCCGGAAGCCAACGGCATCATGATCACCACCCGGGAGCACGGCGGTTTAACGCCTTGCGGTATGACCTTCTCCACTCTGGCCGGCATGGTGGGTGGCGGTGTTCAGACTCCCGGTTTCATGGGTGTAGGACGCAGTTATATTGTCAGCCGCAAGTTTATCACCGCCGACGGCGGTATCAAGAGAATCGTGTGGATGCCGAAAGAATTGAAAGAATTCTTGCGGGAAGATTTCGTGAAACGCAGCATTGAGGAAGGACTGCCCGAAGACTTTATCGACATGATTGCTGACGAAACAGTCGGTACCACTGTTGAAGAAATTCTTCCTTTCTTAGAAGAAAAGGGTCATCCAGCTCTGACCATGGATCCCCTCATGTAA
- a CDS encoding acetyl-CoA decarbonylase/synthase complex subunit gamma: protein MALTGLEIYKQLPKKNCGECGPPTCLAFAMALAGGKASLDSCPYVSDEARAALESAAAPPIAKVIFGAGERQVVMGDETELFRHDKKFYHETAIAFRIEDTLSESDIVARTEQINDLVFVRVGLEYRVQGIAVENASGDADKFAAAVATVAKNTKLPLVLISENVDAMTKALAADGLVKPLIYAANQDNYEAMTKLAIEKNCPLAVKADNLESLAALVEKVTALGKKDLVLDPGARNVSIAIADFTQIRRQAIKKRFRPFGFPIIAFTTEADPLDEVAEATAYVSKYASLIVMNTVDKAHILPLLSWRQNLYTDPQVPIRVEEKLHEVGNVTPDSPVYITTNFSLTYYSVEGEVEASKIPSYILAVDTDGLSVLTAYADGKFEADKIANVMKKVGLEEKVNHRNIVIPGLVAVLSGKLEEASGWKVIVGPREASGIPAFAKSHFA from the coding sequence ATGGCTTTAACTGGGTTGGAAATTTACAAACAACTGCCGAAAAAAAACTGTGGAGAATGCGGTCCCCCAACTTGCTTGGCCTTTGCCATGGCTTTGGCCGGAGGTAAAGCTTCTTTAGACAGTTGTCCTTACGTGTCTGATGAGGCAAGAGCTGCCCTGGAATCCGCAGCGGCACCGCCTATTGCCAAAGTCATCTTCGGTGCCGGAGAAAGACAAGTCGTCATGGGTGATGAAACGGAACTCTTCCGGCATGATAAGAAATTCTATCATGAAACCGCCATTGCTTTTAGAATCGAAGATACCTTGAGTGAAAGCGACATCGTGGCCAGGACCGAGCAAATCAACGATCTTGTCTTTGTCCGCGTCGGCCTGGAATACCGCGTACAAGGCATCGCTGTGGAAAATGCTTCCGGCGATGCGGATAAATTCGCCGCAGCGGTAGCAACGGTAGCGAAAAACACCAAGCTGCCCCTGGTTCTCATCTCAGAAAACGTTGATGCCATGACGAAAGCCCTGGCAGCCGACGGGTTGGTCAAACCTTTAATTTACGCTGCCAATCAGGACAACTACGAAGCCATGACCAAACTGGCCATTGAGAAAAACTGCCCCTTGGCCGTTAAGGCTGACAATTTAGAAAGCCTGGCCGCTTTGGTAGAAAAGGTAACGGCCCTGGGCAAGAAGGATCTGGTCCTGGATCCCGGTGCCAGGAACGTATCAATAGCTATCGCTGATTTCACTCAAATCCGGCGGCAAGCCATCAAGAAGAGATTCCGCCCGTTTGGGTTCCCAATTATCGCTTTCACCACGGAAGCGGATCCCCTCGACGAAGTGGCCGAAGCAACCGCTTACGTCAGCAAGTATGCCAGCTTGATCGTCATGAATACAGTGGATAAAGCGCATATCTTGCCGTTGCTGAGCTGGAGACAGAACCTCTACACAGACCCGCAGGTTCCCATTAGGGTAGAGGAAAAACTCCATGAAGTAGGCAACGTCACACCGGATTCGCCGGTATACATTACCACCAACTTCTCCTTGACATATTATTCAGTGGAAGGCGAGGTAGAGGCCAGCAAGATCCCGAGCTATATCTTGGCCGTGGATACCGACGGGTTATCAGTACTCACCGCCTATGCTGACGGTAAATTTGAGGCGGATAAGATCGCCAATGTGATGAAGAAAGTCGGCTTGGAAGAAAAAGTCAATCATCGCAACATCGTTATCCCGGGCCTAGTGGCAGTCTTAAGCGGCAAGCTTGAAGAGGCCTCTGGCTGGAAGGTCATCGTAGGCCCGCGGGAAGCTTCCGGTATTCCCGCTTTTGCCAAGAGCCATTTTGCATAG